From a single Pseudomonas serboccidentalis genomic region:
- a CDS encoding RNA polymerase factor sigma-70 — MTEQVSTSRCDSPLLQAFVDNRLILVKIAARITGCRSRAEDVVQDAFFRLQSAPPITSSIKAQLSYLFQIVRNLAIDHYRKQALEQKYSGPEEEGLNVVIQGASPETSHINFSTLEHIADALTELPSRTRYAFEMYRLHGVPQKDIAKELGVSPTLVNFMIRDALVHCRKVSGSRGDAASMGRR; from the coding sequence ATGACGGAACAAGTATCCACAAGCAGGTGCGATTCACCGCTACTTCAGGCCTTCGTCGACAATCGACTGATTCTGGTGAAGATTGCCGCGCGCATTACCGGCTGCCGTTCGCGCGCCGAAGACGTGGTGCAGGATGCGTTCTTCCGGTTGCAGTCGGCCCCACCGATCACCTCGTCGATCAAGGCGCAATTGAGTTACCTGTTCCAGATCGTGCGCAACCTCGCCATCGATCACTACCGCAAACAGGCGCTGGAACAGAAATACTCGGGCCCCGAGGAGGAAGGGTTGAACGTGGTCATTCAGGGCGCTTCGCCGGAAACCTCGCACATCAACTTCTCGACGCTGGAACACATCGCCGACGCGCTGACCGAACTGCCGAGCCGCACCCGCTACGCCTTCGAGATGTATCGCCTGCATGGCGTGCCGCAGAAAGACATCGCCAAGGAGCTGGGCGTCTCGCCGACCCTGGTCAACTTCATGATTCGCGATGCGCTGGTGCACTGCCGCAAGGTGTCGGGCAGCCGTGGGGATGCGGCATCGATGGGTCGTCGTTAA
- a CDS encoding GNAT family N-acetyltransferase, with translation MSNLNDLTALALPSGSQLIADATESRLSLSLDGQPLIRLRLDREGNGPIQLDERFALPPGLALWAACYWLFAREPVRQQLIWQLDQPPTEALLSGLLVSTEVAGEYRCERTLFWQLPQPWLGTSLSGSYPQQMVISNGKRHPLRPVKPRGEVYRRFDARLGAWISLRTVEIEQDLARFNRWQNNPRVASFWQEEGTLEQHREYLSKLNADPHTLTLIGCFDDQPFAYFEAYWAKEDRIAPFYDADNYDRGIHMLVGEEDHRGPHKVASWLSALVHYLFLDDPRTQRVVAEPRADNAKMIGHMHNQCFHCEKEFDFPHKRAALMILGRERFFDRCKLA, from the coding sequence ATGTCCAATCTGAATGACCTGACTGCCCTGGCCCTGCCTTCGGGCAGCCAACTGATAGCCGATGCAACTGAAAGCCGTCTGAGCCTGAGCCTGGACGGACAACCGCTGATTCGCCTGCGTCTGGATCGTGAAGGCAACGGCCCGATCCAGCTCGATGAGCGTTTCGCCCTGCCGCCAGGCCTGGCGCTGTGGGCGGCCTGTTATTGGTTGTTTGCCCGTGAGCCGGTACGCCAGCAATTGATCTGGCAACTGGATCAGCCCCCCACTGAAGCCTTGCTCAGCGGGCTGCTGGTCAGCACCGAGGTCGCCGGCGAGTATCGCTGCGAACGTACGCTGTTCTGGCAACTGCCGCAGCCATGGCTCGGTACATCCCTGAGCGGCAGCTACCCGCAACAGATGGTGATCAGCAATGGCAAACGCCACCCGCTGCGCCCGGTGAAACCGCGCGGTGAGGTCTATCGACGTTTCGATGCGCGTCTTGGCGCGTGGATTTCCCTGCGTACAGTTGAAATCGAGCAGGACCTGGCGCGTTTCAATCGCTGGCAGAACAATCCGCGTGTCGCCAGTTTCTGGCAGGAAGAGGGCACTCTCGAGCAGCATCGCGAATACCTGAGCAAGCTTAATGCTGATCCGCACACCCTGACCCTGATCGGCTGTTTCGACGATCAGCCGTTTGCCTACTTCGAAGCCTACTGGGCCAAGGAAGACCGTATCGCGCCGTTCTACGACGCCGACAATTACGACCGTGGCATTCACATGCTGGTGGGGGAGGAGGATCACCGTGGTCCGCACAAGGTGGCGAGCTGGCTGTCAGCGCTGGTGCACTACCTGTTTCTGGATGATCCGCGCACGCAGCGGGTGGTCGCTGAACCGCGTGCCGACAACGCGAAGATGATCGGCCACATGCACAACCAGTGCTTTCACTGCGAGAAAGAATTCGACTTCCCGCACAAGCGCGCGGCGTTGATGATTCTGGGGCGTGAGCGGTTTTTTGATCGGTGCAAGTTGGCGTAA
- a CDS encoding substrate-binding periplasmic protein, which produces MKSSPIRTTAGLLLVALAVFWVLPAQAAQLVRVGAAHFPPYTIRPESGADTGLLPQLVEALNALQTDYQFVLVPTSIPRRFGDFKQGRIDMAIFENPDWGWKEIAHTDVDMGLEDAEIFVAQRENGRQQNYFADLKGKRLALYSGYHYEFANFNADPKYLADTFNATLTYSHDSNLLMVLRGRADIALVTRSYLFDYLLRNEKVRDELLVSQRIDQIYHHYAILRPTAPITGEAFGKLLQGLRDNGQMLKIFDPYKIAVVPVPHH; this is translated from the coding sequence TTGAAGTCTTCGCCAATTCGGACGACCGCGGGGCTTTTGCTCGTAGCGCTGGCGGTATTTTGGGTGTTGCCCGCACAGGCAGCGCAACTGGTTCGGGTGGGTGCGGCGCATTTTCCGCCTTACACCATACGTCCGGAAAGTGGTGCCGACACCGGCCTGCTGCCGCAATTGGTCGAAGCGCTCAATGCATTGCAGACCGACTATCAGTTTGTCCTTGTGCCAACCTCGATTCCCCGGCGCTTCGGTGATTTCAAGCAGGGCCGGATCGACATGGCGATCTTCGAGAATCCCGACTGGGGCTGGAAGGAGATTGCGCACACCGACGTCGACATGGGGCTGGAAGATGCCGAGATTTTCGTCGCGCAGCGTGAAAACGGTCGCCAGCAGAACTATTTCGCCGACCTCAAGGGCAAACGCCTGGCGCTGTACAGCGGTTATCACTACGAATTCGCCAACTTCAATGCCGACCCCAAATACCTCGCCGATACCTTCAACGCCACGCTGACCTATTCCCATGACAGCAACCTGCTGATGGTTCTGCGCGGCCGTGCCGATATCGCTCTGGTCACGCGCTCGTACCTGTTCGATTACCTGCTGCGCAACGAGAAAGTGCGCGACGAATTGCTGGTATCGCAGCGCATCGACCAGATCTACCACCATTACGCCATTCTGCGCCCGACCGCGCCGATCACCGGTGAGGCATTCGGCAAGTTGCTGCAGGGTTTGCGCGACAATGGGCAGATGCTGAAGATCTTCGATCCGTACAAGATTGCCGTGGTGCCGGTGCCGCATCACTGA
- a CDS encoding TetR/AcrR family transcriptional regulator — MDEQKALRVMRELVDQGQLTDPDSARGKLLQVAAHLFRNKGYERTTVRDLAGAVGIQSGSIFHHFKSKDEILRAVMEETIRYNTALMRAALADASSVRERVLALIRCELQSIMGGSGEAMAVLVYEWRSLSEEGQAKVLALRDVYEDIWLQVLGEAKEAGFIRGDVFVTRRFLTGALSWTTTWFRAGGSLSLDQLADEALILVLEER; from the coding sequence GTGGACGAGCAAAAAGCCCTGAGGGTCATGCGCGAACTGGTCGACCAAGGCCAACTGACCGATCCTGACAGCGCTCGCGGCAAACTGCTGCAAGTGGCCGCTCACCTGTTCCGCAACAAGGGCTATGAACGCACCACCGTGCGCGATCTGGCCGGGGCGGTGGGGATTCAGTCCGGGAGCATTTTTCATCACTTCAAAAGCAAGGATGAAATTCTCCGTGCGGTGATGGAAGAGACCATTCGTTACAACACTGCGTTGATGCGCGCCGCGCTGGCCGATGCGAGCAGTGTGCGCGAGCGGGTGCTGGCGCTGATCCGCTGCGAGCTGCAGTCGATCATGGGCGGCAGCGGCGAAGCGATGGCGGTGCTGGTCTACGAATGGCGCTCCTTGTCCGAAGAAGGTCAGGCCAAAGTGCTGGCGCTGCGCGATGTCTACGAAGACATCTGGCTGCAGGTACTGGGCGAAGCCAAGGAGGCGGGGTTCATCCGGGGCGATGTATTTGTAACCCGACGTTTTCTCACGGGTGCGCTGTCCTGGACCACCACCTGGTTCCGTGCCGGTGGCAGTCTGAGCCTCGATCAGCTGGCTGATGAAGCGCTGATTCTGGTGCTCGAAGAGCGCTGA
- a CDS encoding acyclic terpene utilization AtuA family protein has product MPTTVRIGCASAFWGDTSTAAAQLVAGGRLDYLVFDYLAEITMSIMAGARLKDPQAGFAGDFIEVLAPLLPQLAEHNIRVISNAGGVNPQACAAALQAACDKAGVALKIAVLLGDDLQPQFQQLASQGIHEMFNGTPLPPMCVSTNAYLGAPGIVEALRLGADIVITGRVVDSAVVSAALVHEFGWAWHDYDKLAQAALAGHIIECGAQCTGGNFTDWRDVPDYEHIGFPIVEVSADGQFIVSKPEGSGGLVTPLTVGEQMLYEIGDPQAYLLPDVVCDFTQVKLQQQGKNSVHVHGAKGLRPSDKYKVSATWPDGFRCTASCLIAGIDAVDKARRVSQAIIDKTSEMFSQRGWPPYSEVDIELLGSEATYGPHGQRRDSREVVIKLAVRHPQKQALVLFSREIAQAATGMAPGLTGIVGGRPTVYPLIRLFSFLIDKTACTLQVAMAGEQHPCALPAQMPLDSHDLPTPDQPPKPQGRADASVPLVKLAVARSGDKGNHSNIGVLPRRPEYLPWIAEALTPAVIVDWMRHVLDPIHGRVERWYLPGTHSLNFLLENALGGGGVASLRIDPQGKAFAQQLLEIQIPVPQSIAEQLD; this is encoded by the coding sequence ATGCCAACCACCGTTCGCATCGGATGCGCCAGCGCATTCTGGGGTGACACCAGCACCGCCGCCGCCCAGCTTGTGGCTGGCGGACGCCTGGATTATCTGGTGTTCGATTACCTCGCCGAAATCACCATGTCGATCATGGCCGGTGCCCGCCTGAAAGACCCACAGGCCGGATTCGCCGGGGACTTCATCGAAGTGCTCGCTCCGCTGCTGCCGCAACTGGCCGAACACAACATCCGCGTCATCAGCAACGCCGGCGGGGTCAATCCACAGGCCTGTGCCGCCGCCCTGCAAGCGGCCTGCGACAAGGCCGGTGTCGCGCTGAAAATCGCCGTGCTGCTGGGCGATGACCTGCAACCGCAATTCCAGCAACTCGCCTCTCAGGGCATCCACGAGATGTTCAATGGCACGCCGCTGCCGCCAATGTGCGTGTCGACCAACGCCTACCTGGGCGCGCCGGGCATCGTCGAGGCGTTGCGCCTGGGTGCCGACATCGTCATCACCGGGCGGGTGGTCGACAGCGCGGTGGTCAGTGCGGCGCTGGTGCATGAGTTCGGCTGGGCATGGCACGACTACGACAAACTCGCCCAGGCCGCGCTGGCCGGGCACATCATCGAATGCGGCGCGCAGTGCACCGGCGGCAATTTCACCGACTGGCGCGACGTACCGGATTACGAACACATCGGTTTTCCCATCGTTGAAGTCAGTGCCGACGGCCAGTTCATCGTCAGCAAACCCGAAGGCTCCGGCGGCTTGGTGACGCCGCTGACCGTCGGCGAACAGATGCTTTATGAAATCGGTGATCCGCAAGCGTATTTGTTGCCGGACGTGGTCTGCGATTTCACTCAGGTCAAACTGCAGCAACAGGGCAAAAACAGCGTGCATGTACACGGCGCCAAAGGCTTGCGCCCCAGCGACAAATACAAGGTCAGCGCCACTTGGCCGGACGGTTTTCGTTGCACCGCCAGTTGCCTGATCGCTGGCATCGATGCGGTGGACAAGGCACGACGCGTCAGCCAGGCGATCATCGACAAGACCTCGGAGATGTTCAGCCAACGTGGCTGGCCGCCCTACAGCGAAGTCGACATCGAACTGCTCGGCAGCGAAGCCACCTACGGCCCTCACGGCCAGCGCCGGGACAGCCGCGAGGTGGTGATCAAACTCGCCGTGCGCCATCCACAGAAACAGGCGCTGGTGCTGTTCTCCCGCGAGATCGCCCAGGCCGCCACCGGCATGGCGCCGGGGCTGACCGGCATCGTCGGCGGACGCCCGACGGTGTACCCGCTGATTCGCCTGTTCTCGTTCCTGATCGATAAAACCGCCTGCACCCTGCAAGTCGCCATGGCCGGTGAACAACATCCCTGCGCCCTCCCCGCGCAGATGCCGCTCGACAGCCACGACCTGCCAACCCCCGACCAGCCGCCCAAACCCCAGGGCCGTGCCGACGCCAGTGTGCCGTTGGTGAAACTGGCCGTGGCGCGATCCGGAGACAAGGGCAATCACAGCAACATCGGCGTCCTCCCGCGCCGGCCGGAATACCTGCCGTGGATCGCCGAAGCGCTGACCCCGGCAGTGATCGTCGACTGGATGCGCCATGTGCTCGACCCGATTCACGGCCGGGTCGAACGCTGGTATCTGCCCGGCACCCACAGCCTGAACTTCCTGCTGGAAAACGCCCTCGGTGGCGGCGGTGTCGCGAGTCTGCGCATCGACCCACAGGGCAAGGCCTTCGCCCAGCAACTGCTGGAAATCCAGATCCCGGTGCCGCAGAGCATCGCCGAACAACTCGACTAG
- a CDS encoding SDR family oxidoreductase: MAYASIFKADLFSGQTIIVTGGGSGIGRCTAHELAALGATVLLVGRKPEKLQKVAAEIAEDGGRAHWQACDIRDEEAVKQLVGELIAEHGPIHGLVNNAGGQYPSPLASINQKGFETVLRTNLVGGFLMAREVFNQSMSKHGGNIVNMLADMWDGMPGMGHSGAARSGMDNFTKTAAFEWGYAGVRVNAVAPGWIASSGMDTYEGAFKAVIPTLREHVPLKRIGTESEVSAAIVFLLSPAAAFISGSTLKIDGAASLGNRAWPLHKASHSESFNGFHRAYLPDVLKDKE; encoded by the coding sequence ATGGCTTACGCATCGATTTTCAAAGCCGATCTGTTCAGCGGTCAGACCATCATCGTCACCGGGGGCGGCAGCGGCATCGGGCGCTGCACCGCCCATGAACTGGCGGCGCTCGGGGCCACGGTGCTGCTGGTCGGGCGCAAGCCGGAAAAACTGCAAAAGGTCGCCGCCGAAATCGCCGAAGACGGCGGCCGCGCTCACTGGCAAGCCTGTGACATCCGTGACGAAGAAGCAGTGAAACAACTGGTCGGCGAGTTGATTGCCGAACACGGGCCGATCCACGGTCTGGTCAACAATGCCGGCGGCCAATACCCGTCGCCGTTGGCCTCGATCAATCAGAAAGGCTTTGAAACCGTGCTGCGCACCAATCTGGTCGGCGGTTTCCTGATGGCTCGGGAGGTGTTCAACCAGTCGATGAGCAAGCACGGTGGCAACATCGTCAACATGCTCGCCGACATGTGGGACGGCATGCCCGGCATGGGCCACTCGGGCGCGGCACGTTCGGGCATGGACAACTTCACCAAGACCGCCGCCTTCGAATGGGGTTACGCCGGTGTGCGAGTCAATGCGGTGGCGCCGGGCTGGATCGCTTCCAGTGGCATGGACACCTACGAAGGCGCGTTCAAAGCGGTGATCCCGACCTTGCGCGAACATGTGCCGCTCAAGCGCATCGGCACCGAATCGGAAGTCAGCGCGGCGATCGTTTTCCTGCTCAGTCCGGCAGCGGCCTTCATCAGTGGCAGCACCTTGAAAATCGATGGTGCGGCGAGTCTCGGCAACCGCGCGTGGCCGCTGCACAAGGCGAGCCACAGCGAGTCGTTCAACGGATTCCATCGGGCCTACTTGCCCGACGTCCTCAAGGACAAGGAGTAA
- the atuC gene encoding geranyl-CoA carboxylase subunit beta — protein MPQIQSQLDPHSEAFARNRAAMLTAIEQVQQLEQHLLNKAAEAKAKFDKRGQLLPRERLNLLLDPGAPFLELASLAGYKLHDDKYGSAAGGGLIAGIGYVSGVRALVVANNSAIKGGTISPTGLKKSLRLQQIAQENKLPVITLAESGGANLNYAADIFVEGARSFANQARMSAMGLPQITVVHGSATAGGAYQPGLSDYVVVVRGKAKLFLAGPPLLKAATGEVATDEELGGAEMHAQVAGTAEYLAENDADGVRLVREILRMLPWNEQLPWLPEPQYKEPLYPIDELLGLIPDDPKKPYDVREIIARIADDSEFLEFKGEFDQQTVCGQLKIQGRACGLIGNNGPITPAGASKAAQFIQLCDQSQTPLLFFHNTTGFMVGTESEQQGVIKHGSKLIQAVANARVPKLTIVVGGSYGAGNYAMCGRGLDPRFIFAWPNSRTAVMGGAQAGKVLRIVTEAKQLKEGLVPDPKMLDMLEQVTAQKLDSQSTALYGSANLWDDGLIDPRDTRTLLGYLLDICHEADIRTLQPNSFGVSRF, from the coding sequence ATGCCGCAGATCCAGTCCCAACTCGATCCGCACAGTGAAGCCTTCGCCCGCAACCGCGCGGCGATGCTCACGGCCATCGAGCAAGTGCAGCAACTGGAACAGCACCTGCTGAACAAGGCTGCCGAAGCCAAGGCCAAATTCGACAAGCGCGGCCAACTGCTGCCCCGCGAACGCCTGAACCTGTTGCTTGACCCCGGCGCACCGTTCCTCGAACTGGCGAGCCTGGCCGGCTACAAACTGCACGACGACAAGTACGGCAGCGCCGCCGGTGGTGGGCTGATCGCCGGCATCGGTTACGTGTCCGGCGTACGGGCGCTGGTGGTGGCCAACAACAGCGCGATCAAGGGCGGCACGATATCCCCCACCGGCCTGAAGAAATCCCTGCGTCTGCAGCAGATCGCTCAGGAAAACAAACTGCCGGTGATCACCCTCGCCGAAAGCGGCGGCGCCAACCTCAACTACGCCGCCGACATCTTCGTCGAAGGCGCACGCAGTTTCGCCAATCAGGCGCGGATGTCGGCCATGGGCCTGCCGCAGATCACCGTGGTGCACGGCTCGGCTACGGCCGGTGGCGCGTATCAGCCGGGGTTGTCGGATTACGTGGTGGTAGTGCGCGGCAAGGCCAAGCTGTTTCTCGCCGGGCCGCCGCTGCTCAAAGCCGCGACCGGCGAAGTCGCCACCGATGAAGAACTGGGCGGCGCCGAGATGCACGCGCAGGTTGCCGGCACTGCCGAATACCTGGCCGAAAACGATGCCGACGGTGTCCGACTGGTGCGCGAGATTCTGCGCATGCTGCCGTGGAACGAGCAACTGCCGTGGCTGCCGGAGCCGCAATACAAGGAGCCGCTCTACCCGATCGACGAGTTGCTCGGGCTGATTCCCGACGACCCGAAGAAGCCCTACGACGTGCGCGAAATCATTGCGCGAATTGCCGATGACTCGGAGTTTCTCGAATTCAAGGGCGAGTTCGATCAACAGACCGTGTGCGGTCAACTGAAAATCCAGGGCCGCGCCTGCGGCCTGATCGGCAACAACGGCCCGATCACGCCGGCCGGTGCGAGCAAGGCAGCACAGTTCATTCAACTGTGCGACCAGAGCCAGACGCCGCTGCTGTTCTTCCACAACACCACCGGGTTCATGGTCGGCACCGAGTCGGAGCAGCAAGGCGTGATCAAACACGGCTCGAAGCTGATTCAAGCGGTGGCCAATGCGCGCGTGCCTAAACTGACCATCGTCGTTGGCGGTTCCTACGGTGCCGGCAACTATGCGATGTGCGGGCGCGGTCTCGATCCACGTTTCATCTTCGCCTGGCCCAACAGCCGCACGGCCGTCATGGGTGGGGCGCAGGCCGGCAAGGTGCTGCGCATCGTCACCGAGGCCAAGCAACTCAAGGAAGGACTGGTGCCGGACCCGAAAATGCTCGACATGCTCGAACAGGTCACCGCGCAGAAACTCGACAGCCAGTCGACCGCGCTCTACGGCAGCGCCAACCTGTGGGACGACGGCCTGATCGACCCGCGCGACACCCGCACCCTGCTTGGTTATCTGCTGGACATCTGCCACGAGGCCGACATCCGCACGCTGCAACCCAACAGTTTCGGCGTCAGCCGCTTCTGA
- the atuD gene encoding citronellyl-CoA dehydrogenase, producing MIFTPEHEALRRTVRQFVEHEINPHVEEWEKAGRFPIHEIFRKAGELGLLGISKPEKFGGMGLDYSYSIVAAEEFGTIHCGGIPMSIGVQTDMCTPALARFGSDQLREEFLRPAITGEQVGCIGVSEVGAGSDVAGLKTTARKDGDDYVINGSKMWITNSPSADFICLLANTSDDKPHINKSLIMVPMNTPGISLSSHLDKLGMRSSETAQVFFDNVRVPQRNRIGHEGAGFMMQMLQFQEERLFGAANMIKGLEYCVDSTIEYCKERKTFGNALIDNQVIHFRLAELQTEIECLRALVYQATEQYVKGQDVTRLASMAKLKAGRLGREVSDSCLQYWGGMGFMWDNPVARAYRDVRLVSIGGGADEIMLGIICKLMGILPGKKK from the coding sequence ATGATCTTCACCCCGGAACACGAAGCACTGCGCCGCACCGTCCGCCAATTCGTCGAACACGAGATCAATCCGCACGTCGAGGAATGGGAAAAGGCCGGGCGTTTTCCGATCCACGAGATTTTCCGCAAGGCCGGCGAGCTCGGCCTGCTGGGAATTTCCAAACCGGAAAAATTCGGTGGCATGGGTCTCGACTACAGCTACTCGATTGTCGCCGCCGAAGAGTTCGGCACCATCCATTGCGGCGGCATTCCGATGTCGATCGGCGTACAGACCGACATGTGCACCCCGGCGCTGGCCCGCTTCGGCTCCGATCAATTGCGCGAAGAATTCCTCCGTCCTGCCATCACCGGGGAGCAAGTCGGGTGCATCGGGGTCTCGGAAGTCGGTGCCGGCTCTGACGTCGCCGGGCTCAAGACCACCGCGCGCAAGGACGGCGACGACTACGTGATCAACGGCAGCAAGATGTGGATCACCAACTCGCCGAGCGCCGACTTTATCTGTCTGCTGGCCAACACCTCAGACGACAAGCCGCACATCAACAAGTCGCTGATCATGGTGCCGATGAACACGCCGGGGATCAGCCTCAGCTCGCACCTGGACAAGCTCGGCATGCGCAGTTCGGAAACCGCCCAGGTGTTTTTCGATAACGTGCGCGTGCCGCAGCGCAACCGCATCGGCCACGAAGGTGCCGGTTTCATGATGCAGATGCTGCAGTTCCAGGAAGAACGTCTGTTCGGCGCAGCGAACATGATCAAAGGCCTGGAATACTGCGTCGACAGCACCATCGAGTACTGCAAGGAGCGCAAGACCTTCGGCAACGCGTTGATCGACAATCAGGTGATCCACTTCCGTCTCGCCGAACTGCAGACTGAAATCGAATGCCTGCGGGCGCTGGTCTATCAGGCCACCGAGCAGTATGTGAAAGGCCAGGACGTCACGCGTCTGGCATCAATGGCCAAGCTCAAGGCCGGGCGCCTCGGCCGGGAAGTCAGCGACAGCTGCCTGCAATATTGGGGCGGCATGGGCTTCATGTGGGACAACCCGGTGGCCCGCGCCTATCGCGATGTGCGATTGGTGTCGATTGGCGGCGGCGCCGACGAAATCATGCTCGGGATCATCTGCAAACTGATGGGCATCCTGCCGGGGAAAAAGAAATGA
- a CDS encoding enoyl-CoA hydratase/isomerase family protein, whose product MSTLPDCQTLLLEQHGGVLHITLNRPDSRNAMNLQMVAELRAVLAAVRDDRRVRALVLSGAGGHFCAGGDIKDMANARAQGAAAYRELNRAFGALLEEAQHAPQVLITVLQGAVLGGGFGLACVSDIAMADHQAQFGLPETSLGLLPAQIAPFVVQRIGLTETRRLALTAARFDGHQARRLGLVHFVEQDPQALAERLDEVLQHVLCCAPEANAMTKKLLLASAGQPSSELLDEAAQWFSEAVTGAEGVEGTLAFVQKRKPKWAL is encoded by the coding sequence ATGAGCACCCTGCCCGACTGCCAGACCCTGCTGCTCGAACAGCATGGCGGCGTGTTGCACATCACCCTCAACCGCCCCGACAGCCGCAATGCGATGAACCTGCAAATGGTCGCCGAACTGCGTGCGGTGTTGGCGGCAGTGCGGGATGACCGTCGTGTTCGCGCCTTGGTGCTCAGTGGCGCCGGCGGCCATTTCTGTGCCGGTGGCGACATCAAGGACATGGCCAATGCCCGCGCCCAGGGGGCCGCAGCCTATCGCGAGTTGAACCGCGCTTTCGGCGCCCTGCTGGAGGAAGCTCAGCACGCGCCGCAAGTGCTGATCACCGTGCTACAGGGCGCAGTGCTGGGCGGCGGGTTCGGACTGGCCTGCGTCAGTGACATCGCCATGGCTGACCATCAGGCGCAGTTCGGCCTGCCGGAAACCAGCCTCGGGCTGCTGCCGGCGCAGATTGCCCCGTTCGTGGTGCAGCGCATCGGTCTGACCGAAACCCGCCGACTGGCACTGACTGCCGCGCGCTTCGACGGCCATCAGGCACGACGTCTGGGGCTGGTACATTTTGTCGAGCAGGACCCGCAAGCGCTGGCCGAGCGCCTCGATGAGGTTCTGCAGCATGTGTTGTGTTGCGCACCGGAGGCGAATGCCATGACCAAGAAGTTACTGCTGGCCAGCGCCGGGCAACCGTCGAGTGAATTGCTGGACGAGGCGGCGCAGTGGTTCAGCGAGGCGGTGACCGGGGCCGAGGGGGTCGAGGGCACCCTGGCTTTTGTGCAAAAGCGTAAACCGAAGTGGGCCCTTTAA